One part of the Vicia villosa cultivar HV-30 ecotype Madison, WI linkage group LG6, Vvil1.0, whole genome shotgun sequence genome encodes these proteins:
- the LOC131613147 gene encoding uncharacterized protein LOC131613147, whose translation MQMADQDRSKERASKNRHSKHSKRLNMNSSILFHTGTSQRAPISRTLHDTTLHETSHIAPQHSTSHVVSPYTSSVPPPSNVPRAPPSNTYHVEPPHKTFHVPPPPKTSRVPLPKTSRVPPLKTSHAARPPNTSHAQTPYNTSHVAPPSSTSHVAPSRPFNVTRTHVVPPTRTSTIPSTSASHVTPPSRTSQDTPSPYIRGVVSPSNSQPSHSEEEHTPRSSETVVASETQSNNFKRTLYLDGNGFLPSHPAAKEIGDIMKSNYFEAWHSWKKIDIKKRDIWFAEFQINDIRIVIETTPSLPGQTS comes from the exons atgcaGATGGCTGATCAAGATAGAAGTAAAGAAAGAGCTTCCAAGAATcgtcattcaaaacattccaaaCGTTTAAATATGAattcttctattctatttcatACTGGGACATCTCAACGAGCACCAATTTCTAGGACATTGCATGATACAACGCTACATGAGACATCACACATTGCACCTCAACATAGTACATCTCATGTTGTATCTCCTTATACATCTAGTGTTCCACCACCGTCTAATGTGCCTCGAGCTCCTCCTTCTAATACATATCATGTAGAACCTCCCCATAAAACATTTCATGTTCCACCTCCTCCTAAGACGTCTCGTGTTCCTCTTCCTAAGACGTCTCGTGTTCCTCCTCTTAAGACATCTCACGCAGCACGTCCTCCTAACACATCTCATGCTCAAACTCCATATAACACGTCTCATGTTGCTCCTCCATCTAGCACATCTCATGTTGCTCCTTCCAGGCCATTTAATGTCACACGTACTCATGTTGTGCCTCCTACTAGGACATCTACTATCCCATCAACTAGTGCATCTCACGTAACACCTCCTTCTAGGACATCTCAAGACACACCTTCACCTTATATAAGAGGGGTAGTATCACCATCCAATTCACAACCTTCTCATTCCGAAGAGGAACACACTCCAAGATCTAGTGAAACTGTTGTGGCATCTGAGACACAAAGCAATAACTTCAAGAGAACTCTATACCTTGACGGAAACGG ATTTTTGCCTTCACATCCTGCTGCTAAAGAGATAGGAGATATCATGAAAAGTAATTATTTTGAAGCATGGCACTCGTGGAAAAAAATTGACATTAAAAAGAGAGACATATGGTTTGCTGAATTTCAG ATAAATGATATAAGAATTGTGATAGAAACAACCCCCTCCCTCCCTGGGCAGACTAGCTGA
- the LOC131613148 gene encoding uncharacterized protein LOC131613148, which translates to MDIRVCRSWMYNRLNPHKKGYTPEFLQGLKEFVSFAIQQPGILNNEIRCPCSICRNINLLHFEEVKVHIFKKGFTPDYWYWTCHGEFNPELCIELRRKQYAQEGHSNHHSRFEDMVYDVVGSQYQTQCDEDSEESPDIDDQNFYDLLNAAQKPLWPGCDHTELSAAVRLLTIKSEGNISQRSFNQMVALMKETNPPNNCVPQDYYRAKKIVSKLGLTAEKIDCCVNGCMLFYTDECKQLKECKFCNAPRYEKKKIGRGRFKEVPMKRMHFLPLIPRLKRLYASMSSAPHMRWHYETRREPGVMCHPSDGESWKHFDQVYPDFAAEPRNVRLGLCTDGFAPFNHTTSRYSCWPVIVTPYNLPPELCMTTPYMFLTLIIPGPKNPKRKIDVYLQPLIDELKLLWNEGVLTHDISRKQNFKMKAALMWTINDFPAYGMLSGWSTAGKLACPYCMNQSKSKAFYLEYGKKCSWFDCHRQFLPMNHVFRRNKDAFYKNRIVKFPPPRLLTGDDVWEEVSYLPKITNVNPCICDGFGVSHNWKKQSIFWELPYWKDNLIRHNLDMMHIEKNMFDNVFNTVMDIKGKTKYNANARKDLKEYCRRKELELHVLPNGKALKPKAKYVLSNDQQKAVYKWISELKMPDGHASNLHRCVSKDEGKLIGMKSHDCHVFMERLLPIAFSALPNNVWSPIAELSKFFKDLCSTILRVDDLLLMEQNIVITTCKL; encoded by the coding sequence ATGGACATCCGTGTATGTCGTAGTTGGATGTACAATAGGCTAAATCCTCATAAAAAGGGGTACACTCCTGAATTTTTACAAGGGCTAAAGGAATTTGTTTCCTTTGCAATCCAACAACCTGGCATATTAAATAACGAAATTAGATGTCCGTGTTCTATTTGTAGAAACATTAATTTGTTACACTTTGAAGAAGTTAAAGTTCATATTTTCAAGAAAGGATTTACTCCTGATTATTGGTATTGGACATGTCATGGAGAATTTAATCCAGAGTTGTGTATCGAATTACGTAGGAAACAATATGCGCAAGAGGGACATAGCAACCATCACAGTAGATTTGAGGACATGGTGTATGATGTTGTTGGATCACAATACCAAACACAATGTGATGAAGATTCAGAAGAGTCTCCCGACATTGATGATCAAAATTTTTACGATTTACTAAATGCGGCTCAGAAGCCGTTGTGGCCCGGATGCGATCACACAGAATTGTCAGCTGCTGTTAGATTGTTGACGATTAAGTCAGAGGGAAATATTTCTCAACGTTCTTTTAATCAAATGGTGGCACTTATGAAGGAGACGAATCCTCCAAATAATTGTGTCCCTCAAGATTATTATAGGGCTAAGAAAATAGTTTCAAAACTTGGTTTGACTGCAGAAAAAATAGATTGTTGTGTAAATGGTTGCATGCTTTTCTACACCGATGAATGTAAACAATTAAAAGAATGCAAGTTTTGTAACGCACCTCGTTATGAGAAAAAAAAGATTGGTAGGGGGAGATTCAAGGAAGTGCCAATGAAGAGAATGCACTTCTTACCCCTAATTCCTAGACTTAAGAGATTATATGCTTCAATGAGCTCAGCTCCACATATGAGGTGGCATTATGAAACTAGGCGGGAACCCGGTGTGATGTGTCATCCATCAGATGGGGAGTCGTGGAAACACTTTGATCAAGTTTACCCCGACTTTGCTGCTGAACCGAGGAATGTAAGGTTAGGTTTGTGTACAGATGGCTTTGCACCATTCAATCATACAACCTCTCGTTATTCATGTTGGCCTGtgattgtaaccccttacaatcTTCCTCCTGAACTGTGCATGACAACTCCTTACATGTTTCTAACTTTGATTATTCCTGGACCAAAAAATCCAAAGAGAAAGATAGATGTGTATTTGCAACCATTGATAGATGAGCTAAAATTGTTGTGGAATGAAGGAGTGCTTACACATGATATTtctagaaaacaaaattttaaaatgaaagcTGCATTAATGTggacaattaatgattttcctgCATATGGGATGTTGTCTGGTTGGAGTACAGCGGGAAAATTAGCATGTCCTTATTGCATGAATCAATCAAAGTCAAAAGCTTTTTACTTAGAGTATGGTAAAAAGTGTTCTTGGTTTGATTGTCATCGTCAATTTTTGCCTATGAATCATGTGTTTCGAAGAAATAAGGATGCCTTTTACAAGAATCGAATAGTGAAGTTTCCACCTCCGCGACTATTAACTGGGGATGATGTGTGGGAAGAAGTTTCTTATCTCCCTAAAATCACAAATGTTAACCCTTGTATATGTGATGGATTTGGTGTGTCTCATAATTGGAAAAAACAAAGTATCTTTTGGGAGTTACCTTATTGGAAAGACAACTTAATTAGACACAATCTTGATAtgatgcatattgagaagaacaTGTTTGATAATGTATTCAATACAGTGATGGACATCAAAGGCAAGACCAAATACAATGCTAACGCAAGAAAAGACTTGAAGGAGTATTGTCGAAGAAAAGAGTTAGAACTACACGTACTACCTAATGGGAAAGCATTGAAGCCTAAAGCAAAATATGTTTTGTCTAATGACCAACAAAAGGCTGTGTATAAATGGATCTCTGAGTTAAAAATGCCTGATGGTCATGCTTCAAATTTGCATAGATGTGTAAGCAAGGATGAAGGGAAGCTAATCGgaatgaaaagtcatgattgccatgTATTTATGGAACGCTTGTTACCAATTGCTTTTAGTGCACTTCCAAATAATGTGTGGAGTCCTATAGCCGAGTTGAGTAAATTTTTCAAGGATCTATGCTCAACAATTTTGCGCGTTGATGATTTATTGTTGATGGAACAAAACATAGTGATTACAACTTGTAAGTTGTAA